The following are encoded together in the Kribbella voronezhensis genome:
- a CDS encoding arsenate reductase ArsC, giving the protein MPGTTPEVLFVCVHNAGRSQMAAALLDHHAAGRVVVRSAGSKPADQLNPAVVEAMAEIGLDISKEFPKPLTDEAVHAADVVITMGCGDECPYFPGKTYLDWKLDDPAGRGIEAVRPIRDEIDARVRALIAELVPPTTS; this is encoded by the coding sequence ATGCCCGGGACCACACCTGAGGTCTTGTTCGTCTGCGTCCACAACGCCGGTCGGTCCCAGATGGCCGCGGCTCTGCTCGACCATCACGCCGCCGGACGGGTCGTCGTACGGTCGGCCGGATCGAAGCCCGCCGACCAGTTGAACCCCGCCGTCGTCGAGGCGATGGCCGAGATCGGCCTGGACATCTCCAAAGAGTTTCCGAAGCCGTTGACCGACGAGGCGGTGCACGCCGCCGACGTCGTCATCACCATGGGCTGCGGCGACGAATGCCCTTATTTTCCGGGCAAAACCTACCTCGACTGGAAACTGGACGACCCGGCCGGTCGCGGGATCGAGGCGGTCCGCCCGATCCGCGACGAGATCGACGCCAGAGTCCGCGCATTGATCGCCGAACTCGTCCCGCCGACCACAAGCTGA
- the arsB gene encoding ACR3 family arsenite efflux transporter, with product MSFLDRYLAVWIMAAMALGLLLGRLFPGLDDALDAVEVGSVSLPIAIGLLLMMYPVLAKVRYTETGRVTGDRKLLVASLVLNWVVGPALMFALAWILLPELPEYRTGLVIVGLARCIAMVLIWNDLSCGDREAAAVLVALNSVFQIVAFAALGWFYLQTLPGWLGLETTSAEFSMGAIALSVLVFLGIPLLAGYLTRTIGEKARGRDWYESRFLPRIGPVALYGLLFTIVMLFALQGDAIISAPLDVARIALPLLVYFVIMFGGSFALGHRLRLGYAKTATLAFTAAGNNFELAIAVAIGTFGVTSGQALAGVVGPLIEVPVLVALVYVSLWAKRRFYPDSAN from the coding sequence CTGTCGTTCCTCGATCGGTATCTCGCGGTGTGGATCATGGCCGCCATGGCTCTCGGGCTGCTGCTCGGCCGCCTCTTCCCTGGACTGGACGACGCGCTCGACGCGGTCGAGGTCGGCTCGGTCAGCCTGCCGATCGCGATCGGTCTGCTGCTGATGATGTACCCCGTGCTGGCGAAGGTCCGCTACACCGAAACCGGCCGTGTCACCGGCGACCGGAAACTCCTGGTCGCGTCCCTGGTCCTGAACTGGGTCGTCGGCCCGGCGCTGATGTTCGCGCTGGCGTGGATACTCCTCCCGGAGCTGCCGGAGTACCGTACGGGCCTCGTCATCGTCGGGCTCGCCCGTTGTATCGCCATGGTGCTGATCTGGAACGACCTGTCCTGCGGCGACCGCGAAGCCGCCGCTGTCCTGGTCGCGCTCAACTCCGTCTTCCAGATCGTCGCGTTCGCCGCGCTCGGCTGGTTCTACCTGCAGACGCTGCCCGGCTGGCTCGGGCTGGAGACCACGAGTGCGGAGTTCTCGATGGGCGCGATCGCCCTCAGTGTGCTGGTGTTTCTGGGCATCCCGCTGCTGGCCGGCTATCTGACCCGCACGATCGGGGAGAAGGCCCGTGGCCGGGACTGGTACGAATCGCGGTTCTTGCCCAGGATCGGCCCGGTCGCCCTGTACGGGTTGCTCTTCACGATCGTCATGCTGTTCGCGCTGCAAGGCGACGCGATCATCAGTGCGCCGCTCGACGTCGCCCGGATCGCCCTGCCGCTGCTGGTGTACTTCGTGATCATGTTCGGCGGATCCTTCGCGCTCGGCCACCGGCTGCGGCTGGGCTATGCCAAAACCGCGACCCTGGCCTTCACCGCAGCGGGCAACAACTTCGAACTCGCCATCGCGGTCGCGATCGGTACCTTCGGCGTCACCTCCGGCCAAGCCCTGGCCGGCGTCGTCGGCCCACTGATCGAAGTACCTGTGCTGGTCGCTCTGGTCTACGTGTCGCTGTGGGCCAAGCGTCGCTTCTATCCCGACTCCGCCAACTGA
- a CDS encoding ArsR/SmtB family transcription factor, which yields MSKQEISIQRSGGCCAPISVSALDEAQAAEGAAVFKALSDPIRLRLMSIIASADGEICVCDFTGQFDVSGPTISHHLRVLRQAGLVDCERRGTWVYYWSLPERMQWISALLSIPEPAALTH from the coding sequence ATGTCTAAACAGGAGATCTCGATCCAGCGGAGCGGCGGCTGCTGCGCGCCGATCTCCGTCTCGGCGCTGGACGAGGCGCAGGCAGCCGAGGGTGCCGCGGTCTTCAAGGCGCTGTCGGACCCGATCCGGCTGCGGCTGATGTCGATCATCGCCTCGGCTGACGGCGAGATCTGCGTCTGCGACTTCACCGGCCAGTTCGACGTGTCCGGCCCGACGATCTCCCACCACCTCCGCGTCCTGCGCCAGGCTGGCCTCGTCGACTGCGAACGCCGCGGCACCTGGGTCTACTACTGGTCCCTACCTGAGCGCATGCAATGGATCTCCGCGCTGCTGTCGATCCCCGAACCGGCTGCCCTGACCCACTGA
- a CDS encoding AAA family ATPase, with the protein MASDVRLVLLCGTSFSGKSTVARALAPRLSARIVSLDEINERRGLWGGDGIPVGEWVRTHELATAEVRELLTSGTSVVVDDTSSPRFLRDGWRSLAASARAHFSLVYVDVNHATIRRRRAENQVDPRRRDVADAVLDQHLADFVPPQDDENAIRVQSADDLRGLTI; encoded by the coding sequence ATGGCATCGGACGTCAGGCTGGTTCTCCTGTGTGGGACCTCGTTCTCCGGGAAGAGTACGGTGGCGCGGGCCCTGGCGCCGAGGCTGTCGGCGAGGATCGTGAGTCTCGATGAGATCAACGAGCGCCGCGGGTTGTGGGGTGGCGACGGTATCCCGGTCGGGGAATGGGTCCGGACCCATGAGCTGGCCACTGCTGAGGTCCGGGAACTCCTGACCTCGGGGACGTCCGTCGTCGTCGACGACACCAGTTCGCCGCGGTTCCTGCGCGACGGCTGGCGTTCGCTGGCCGCGTCGGCGCGGGCGCACTTCAGCCTGGTCTACGTCGACGTGAACCACGCGACGATCCGCCGACGCCGGGCCGAGAACCAGGTGGACCCTCGGCGACGCGATGTCGCGGACGCAGTACTGGACCAGCACCTCGCCGACTTCGTGCCGCCTCAGGACGATGAGAATGCGATCCGGGTGCAGTCCGCCGATGACCTGCGGGGCTTGACGATCTGA
- a CDS encoding alpha/beta fold hydrolase, whose translation MTETFVRSGPLRLWTEQIGRRDHPAVLLIAGSSAQGIIFPDALVDRLVLRGAQVIRYDHRDTGRSSIVDFDRHPYGLSDLAADALAVLDAYELPSAHLAGVSMGGAIAQWLAVHESARVRSLTLLSTTPMSHDPGPVWQRAMTGQPADPDELPPPTPRFLQHLADSDGTPPGLEADVSNFRAMNGDGRPFDEPAVRAMLQRCQARATDPSAAAHHALIGRKKGPDLFAPLSTIAAPTTIVHGDQDPLFTLAHGEALAAAIPGAHLHVVRGMGHGYFSPGLPELLADLISLDTGLLGSG comes from the coding sequence ATGACCGAGACTTTCGTGCGCTCCGGTCCGCTGCGCTTGTGGACGGAACAGATCGGAAGACGCGATCATCCCGCCGTTCTGCTGATCGCGGGCTCGTCGGCTCAGGGAATCATCTTTCCCGACGCGTTGGTCGACCGCCTGGTACTGCGCGGGGCGCAGGTGATCCGCTACGACCATCGCGACACCGGGCGCTCGAGCATCGTCGACTTCGACCGGCATCCGTACGGCCTGTCCGATCTGGCCGCCGACGCGCTGGCCGTCCTGGACGCCTATGAGCTGCCGTCCGCCCATCTCGCCGGGGTATCGATGGGCGGCGCGATCGCGCAGTGGCTGGCCGTGCACGAGTCGGCCCGCGTGCGCTCCCTCACCCTGCTCTCCACCACCCCCATGAGCCACGATCCCGGTCCGGTGTGGCAGCGAGCCATGACCGGGCAACCAGCCGACCCCGATGAACTACCCCCGCCGACCCCGCGTTTCCTGCAGCATCTGGCCGACTCGGACGGTACGCCGCCGGGCCTGGAAGCCGACGTTTCGAACTTCCGGGCCATGAACGGCGACGGCCGCCCGTTCGACGAACCGGCCGTCAGGGCGATGCTCCAGCGTTGTCAGGCGAGGGCCACCGATCCGTCCGCCGCCGCCCACCACGCGCTGATCGGCCGGAAGAAGGGCCCGGATCTGTTCGCCCCGCTGTCGACGATCGCCGCCCCCACCACGATCGTCCACGGTGATCAGGACCCGCTCTTCACTCTGGCCCACGGCGAGGCGCTGGCCGCGGCCATCCCGGGGGCACACCTCCACGTCGTCCGTGGCATGGGCCACGGCTACTTCTCCCCGGGCCTCCCGGAGCTGCTCGCCGACCTGATCTCCCTGGACACCGGCTTGCTTGGCAGCGGTTGA